Proteins encoded in a region of the uncultured Paludibaculum sp. genome:
- a CDS encoding VWA domain-containing protein, whose amino-acid sequence MKPILTNLMILAALGGPFGAAPARGQQPSPAQVIVQGQISEPVLSSAAEEVVQDVIVRDKRGRPLKDLKLDEVKVSDDGASQKVTGLRLVDGQEVMENGVRAPLDPMKAIRLVTLVFERLGNSARRVAKDAAESLVKGEQAQNVYFAVVAIDSQLFVLQEFTTDKAALKKAIEKATSGQYATYAEDSERIKKSLRAAAGSADTAPVPKKTAQVLLDMLEFNSSFGREESTRMTIFSTLSLVRGQYSMPGRKSLVYFSEGLEVPTHLDEPFRSIPSVANRYNVAIYTVDARGVQTSSQNAGTKDLAKAARLTGVATMSTQTAGAENVTNPAESTTASTPSAEGAVTKDELRASDLAESSMRMNVQLPLQTLAESTGAFLISDSNDLSKPMRQVSEEISTYYEVQYHPGIASYDGRFRKTQVEVARKDTVVHARAGYFAMAMNVRGPVLLPYEYALAKALELNPMPKDVEFRSAAMVVRPGTSEAKGLVIVEVPMSGIHFSEHLDNRTFTSRVSLLVLVKDTKGAVVAKVTSDLPRNGPLAVLPQARAGNYIYTEKLDLPPGRYTLETAVMDHEAGKVGTRKSSYVVTPKAQGVAMSSLYLVRNFQANAKNMDPNEPLQYQGGKITATLSGQVFAVKGAQLSTFFVVYPDPAIAEKPVALVEFSVDGKVIAKSELPLPAADAQGRIPYVLSSPAETMPPATYLIHVTVKQGNSMADGMTQVQIAAR is encoded by the coding sequence ATGAAACCTATCCTGACTAACCTCATGATTCTTGCCGCGCTGGGTGGGCCGTTCGGTGCGGCGCCCGCGCGTGGTCAACAGCCGAGCCCCGCGCAGGTGATTGTACAAGGGCAGATTTCCGAGCCGGTGCTGAGTTCGGCGGCGGAAGAGGTGGTGCAGGACGTGATTGTGCGGGACAAGCGGGGGCGGCCGCTCAAGGATCTGAAGCTGGACGAAGTGAAGGTCAGCGACGATGGGGCGTCACAGAAGGTGACGGGGCTCCGGTTGGTGGACGGGCAGGAGGTGATGGAGAACGGAGTGCGGGCTCCACTGGATCCCATGAAGGCGATCCGGCTGGTGACACTGGTGTTCGAGAGGCTGGGGAATTCGGCTCGGCGGGTCGCAAAGGATGCGGCCGAGAGCCTGGTGAAGGGCGAGCAGGCGCAGAACGTCTATTTCGCCGTGGTGGCGATCGACTCGCAGTTGTTCGTGCTGCAGGAGTTCACGACGGACAAAGCGGCCTTGAAGAAGGCGATCGAGAAGGCGACGAGCGGGCAGTATGCGACGTACGCGGAGGATTCCGAGCGGATCAAGAAGAGCCTGCGGGCGGCGGCCGGCAGTGCGGACACCGCTCCGGTTCCAAAGAAGACTGCACAGGTACTGCTGGACATGCTGGAATTCAACTCCAGCTTCGGGCGGGAAGAGTCGACGCGGATGACGATCTTCTCGACGCTGTCGCTGGTGCGGGGACAGTACTCCATGCCAGGGCGCAAGAGCCTCGTGTACTTCTCGGAAGGCCTCGAAGTGCCGACGCACCTGGACGAGCCGTTTCGCAGCATCCCGAGCGTGGCGAACCGCTACAACGTGGCGATCTACACCGTGGACGCGCGAGGAGTGCAGACGTCCAGCCAGAATGCGGGCACGAAGGATCTGGCGAAGGCGGCGCGGTTAACCGGCGTTGCCACGATGTCCACTCAAACCGCGGGCGCGGAGAATGTGACGAACCCGGCGGAGTCGACAACCGCTTCCACGCCGTCGGCCGAAGGAGCTGTAACAAAGGACGAGTTGCGAGCCAGCGACCTGGCGGAGAGCAGCATGCGGATGAACGTACAACTGCCGCTGCAGACCCTGGCGGAGTCGACCGGCGCGTTTCTGATCAGCGATTCCAACGATCTGTCGAAGCCGATGCGGCAGGTGAGCGAGGAGATCTCGACCTACTACGAAGTGCAGTACCACCCGGGCATCGCCAGCTACGACGGCCGGTTCCGCAAGACGCAGGTGGAGGTGGCGCGCAAGGACACGGTGGTGCATGCGCGGGCCGGCTACTTCGCGATGGCGATGAACGTGCGCGGGCCGGTGCTGCTGCCCTATGAGTATGCCTTGGCAAAGGCGCTGGAATTGAACCCGATGCCGAAAGACGTGGAATTCCGGTCGGCGGCCATGGTCGTGCGGCCGGGCACGAGTGAAGCAAAGGGACTGGTGATTGTGGAGGTGCCCATGAGCGGCATCCACTTCAGCGAGCATCTCGACAACAGGACCTTCACCTCGCGAGTGTCGCTGCTGGTGCTGGTCAAGGATACGAAGGGCGCGGTGGTGGCCAAGGTCACCAGCGACCTGCCGCGCAACGGGCCGCTGGCAGTGCTGCCGCAGGCGCGCGCCGGTAACTATATCTATACGGAGAAGCTGGATCTGCCGCCGGGCCGCTACACGCTGGAAACGGCTGTGATGGATCACGAGGCAGGCAAGGTGGGGACGCGCAAGAGTTCCTACGTGGTGACGCCGAAGGCGCAAGGTGTGGCGATGTCGAGCCTCTATCTGGTGAGGAATTTCCAGGCCAATGCGAAGAACATGGATCCCAATGAGCCGCTGCAGTATCAGGGCGGGAAGATCACGGCGACGCTGAGCGGCCAGGTCTTCGCGGTGAAAGGCGCGCAGTTGTCCACGTTCTTCGTGGTGTATCCGGATCCGGCCATCGCCGAGAAGCCGGTGGCGCTGGTGGAGTTCAGCGTCGATGGCAAGGTGATCGCCAAGAGCGAACTGCCTCTGCCGGCGGCGGACGCGCAGGGGCGAATCCCCTACGTGTTGTCGTCACCGGCGGAGACCATGCCTCCGGCCACTTATCTGATTCACGTCACTGTGAAGCAAGGGAATTCCATGGCGGATGGAATGACGCAAGTGCAGATTGCGGCGCGATGA
- a CDS encoding VWA domain-containing protein produces MKQRLWAVVLISAALAPSLRAQAPAFRSESTDVLVDVVVRDKHGRLIRGLTRSDLVVKEDGEEQTITSFRAVSASPGAATARPAEAEQSRVAAVRQERVQVSTQKRLVSLVYDRLGPDGRRLGRQASLDFLKKDLGPNVYYAVFTIDRGFKVVQPYTDDMARLKKAVEAATSGERSDFQSDLANMSRTANAAGNADGAESPTPSQGTVDGAAMSAAQAGQMAKEMLDFSEVLEREDLGRMSVFSLWAIVKELRKLPGRKTVLYFAEGLQMPNSMVEQFKSMLSEANRANVTVYAIDARGLTTVSDQGAANAKLSEAAQWSRYARNTQNETAAGNKQEFRTFDRAADSLRANQQNEMLELAESTGGFLIANTNDLRPNLEKLSEEFNTYYEITYHPKNQVYDGRFRAIAVSVTSRKDAVVQARDGYFALPVMEGQTVFSYEAPLLRVLSRNPLPRELEFRAGVVQFRQRMGLQQAALVFDLPLKNVAFAKDEKVGKYRTHITVLALVKDADGRVVSKLSRDVPLNEPMDRLEGFQQGRFIVTRAINLAPGRYTVESVAADQEGQRVSAKKSVLVVMRHTGEASVSDITLVRRIDKPAEERDPQDALQVPVGRIVPTLIDSVPGGSGKLLSLFFTLYPDETSQDPPKVVLDLLRDGQVVSRTSPALPPAGPDGSIPYVANIPLDSVAAAQYQFRATLVQGNFGAQKSIYLNIE; encoded by the coding sequence ATGAAACAGCGTCTCTGGGCGGTCGTGCTAATCTCGGCAGCCCTGGCGCCGTCGTTGCGCGCGCAGGCTCCGGCATTCCGGTCCGAGTCGACGGACGTGCTGGTGGACGTGGTCGTACGCGACAAGCACGGACGGCTGATTCGCGGCTTGACGCGGAGCGACCTCGTCGTGAAGGAAGACGGAGAGGAGCAGACGATCACGTCGTTCCGGGCCGTGAGCGCTAGTCCGGGGGCGGCGACTGCCCGTCCGGCCGAGGCCGAGCAGTCGCGAGTTGCAGCCGTGCGGCAGGAACGGGTGCAGGTCTCCACGCAGAAGAGACTGGTGTCGCTGGTGTACGACCGGCTGGGTCCCGATGGCCGGCGGCTGGGCAGGCAGGCGTCGCTGGACTTCCTGAAGAAGGACCTGGGGCCGAACGTCTACTACGCGGTCTTCACCATCGACCGTGGATTCAAGGTGGTGCAACCCTACACCGACGACATGGCGCGGCTAAAGAAAGCAGTTGAGGCGGCGACCAGCGGTGAACGTAGCGACTTCCAGAGCGATCTGGCAAACATGTCTCGGACAGCCAACGCGGCGGGGAATGCGGACGGAGCGGAGTCGCCCACGCCGTCGCAGGGCACCGTGGACGGCGCAGCGATGTCGGCCGCGCAGGCCGGCCAGATGGCGAAAGAGATGCTCGACTTCTCAGAGGTGCTGGAGCGAGAGGACTTGGGCCGGATGTCGGTCTTCTCGCTGTGGGCCATCGTGAAGGAATTGCGCAAGCTGCCCGGGCGCAAGACGGTGCTGTACTTCGCCGAAGGACTGCAGATGCCGAACAGCATGGTGGAGCAGTTCAAGTCGATGCTCAGCGAAGCGAACCGGGCCAATGTGACGGTGTACGCGATTGATGCCCGCGGACTGACCACCGTCAGTGACCAGGGCGCGGCCAACGCCAAGTTAAGCGAGGCCGCGCAGTGGAGCCGCTACGCGCGCAACACGCAGAACGAGACGGCGGCGGGGAACAAGCAGGAGTTCCGGACGTTCGACCGCGCCGCGGACAGCCTGCGCGCCAACCAGCAGAACGAAATGCTGGAACTGGCCGAGAGTACTGGCGGCTTCCTCATCGCGAATACGAACGATCTGCGGCCGAATCTCGAGAAGCTGAGCGAGGAGTTCAACACCTACTACGAGATCACCTACCATCCCAAGAACCAGGTGTATGACGGGCGGTTCCGGGCCATTGCGGTGTCGGTGACCAGCCGGAAAGACGCGGTGGTGCAAGCGCGCGACGGCTACTTCGCGTTGCCCGTCATGGAGGGGCAGACGGTGTTCTCGTATGAGGCCCCGCTGCTGCGCGTACTGTCGCGGAATCCGCTGCCGCGGGAGCTGGAGTTCCGCGCCGGGGTGGTGCAGTTCCGGCAACGGATGGGCTTGCAGCAGGCGGCCCTGGTGTTTGATCTGCCATTGAAGAACGTGGCCTTCGCAAAGGACGAGAAGGTGGGCAAGTACCGTACCCACATCACGGTGCTGGCGCTGGTAAAGGACGCCGACGGCCGTGTGGTCTCGAAGCTGTCTCGGGATGTGCCGTTGAACGAACCGATGGACCGGCTGGAGGGATTCCAGCAGGGGCGGTTCATCGTGACGAGGGCGATCAATCTCGCTCCTGGACGCTATACGGTGGAAAGCGTGGCAGCCGATCAGGAAGGGCAGCGTGTGTCGGCCAAGAAGTCGGTCCTGGTGGTGATGCGCCATACCGGCGAGGCCAGTGTCAGCGACATTACGCTGGTGCGGCGGATCGACAAGCCGGCCGAAGAGCGAGATCCGCAGGATGCCCTGCAGGTGCCGGTGGGGCGGATCGTCCCCACACTAATCGACTCGGTGCCTGGCGGCTCTGGGAAACTGCTGTCGCTATTCTTCACGCTGTATCCAGATGAAACCTCGCAGGATCCGCCCAAGGTGGTGTTGGATTTGCTGAGGGACGGGCAGGTGGTGTCGCGAACCTCACCCGCGCTGCCGCCAGCCGGGCCGGATGGTTCGATTCCTTACGTGGCCAACATTCCGCTGGATTCGGTGGCGGCCGCACAGTACCAGTTTCGTGCGACGCTAGTCCAAGGCAACTTCGGGGCACAGAAGAGCATCTACTTGAACATTGAGTAA